A window of Parambassis ranga chromosome 10, fParRan2.1, whole genome shotgun sequence contains these coding sequences:
- the clic2 gene encoding chloride intracellular channel protein 2, with amino-acid sequence MALRQNSEKEPTIELFIKAGHDGENVGNCPFCQRLFMVLWLKGVKFTVTTVDMRKKPAELKDLAPGTNPPFLLYNGTLKTDFIKIEEFLEQTLAPPKYPHLSPLNKESFDVGADIFAKFSAFIKNQPNNALQEKNLLREFKRLDIYLNSPLPEEIDHNSTETITISKRMFLDGDRLTLADCNLLPKLHVIRVAAMKYCNFEIPSHFTGVWRYLKNAYEREEFRQTCPADIEIEKAYFSVAKTK; translated from the exons ATGGCACTCCGACAGAACTCAGAAAAGGAGCCAACCATCGAGTTGTTCATTAAG GCTGGACATGATGGTGAAAATGTGGGCAACTGTCCCTTCTGCCAGAGGCTCTTCATGGTGCTGTGGCTGAAAGGAGTCAAGTTCACAGTGACCACTGTTGATATGAGGAA GAAGCCAGCTGAGCTGAAAGACCTGGCCCCCGGCACCAaccctcctttcctcctctacAATGGCACCCTCAAAACAGACTTCATCAAAATCGAGGAGTTTTTGGAGCAAACACTAGCCCCTCCCAA GTATCCTCATCTCAGCCCGCTAAACAAAGAGTCCTTTGATGTGGGTGCTGACATTTTTGCTAAGTTCTCCGCTTTCATCAAGAACCAGCCGAATAACGCCT TGCAGGAGAAAAACCTGCTGCGGGAGTTCAAGCGCTTGGACATTTACCTGAACTCTCCCCTCCCAGAGGAGATCGACCACAACTCAACAGAAACCATCACCATCTCAAAGAGGATGTTCCTGGATGGCGACCGCCTCACCTTAGCTGACTGCAACCTGCTGCCTAAACTGCATGTGATCAGG GTTGCTGCCATGAAGTACTGCAACTTTGAAATTCCTTCTCACTTCACGGGAGTGTGGCGGTACCTCAAAAACGCCTACGAAAGAGAGGAGTTCAGACAGACGTGTCCGGCCGACATTGAGATTGAGAAGGCTTACTTCAGCGTGGCCAAGACCAAATAA
- the mcts1 gene encoding malignant T-cell-amplified sequence 1, with protein MFKKFDEKENVSNCIQLKTSVIKGIKNQLLEQFPDIESWLNHIMPKKDPVKIVRCHEHIEILTVNGELLFFRQREGPFYPTLRLLHKYPFILPHQQVDKGAIKFVLSGANIMCPGLTSPGAKLYPAEADTVVAIMAEGKQHALCVGVMKMSAESIEKVNKGIGIENVHYLNDGLWHMKTYK; from the exons ATGTTTAAAAA ATTTGATGAGAAGGAGAATGTGTCTAACTGCATCCAGTTGAAAACATCTGTGATCAAAGGCATCAAAAATCAGCTGTTGGAACAGTTTCCAGACATTGAGTCATGGCTCAATCACATAATGCCAAAAAAGGACCCTGTCAAGATAGTGAGATG CCATGAACACATTGAAATCCTGACAGTGAATGGAGAGCTGCTTTTCttcagacagagggagggaccaTTCTACCCAACCCTCAGACTGTTGCATAAAT ATCCTTTCATTCTTCCACACCAGCAAGTAGACAAAGGGGCCATTAAATTTGTCTTAAGCGGAGCCAACATCATGTGCCCAGGGCTGACGTCACCAGGCGCTAAACTCTATCCGGCAGAAGCGGACACAGTAGTT GCCATAATGGCAGAGGGAAAACAACATGCACTATGTGTTGGTGTAATGAAGATGTCAGCAGAAAGCAT AGAAAAAGTCAACAAGGGAATCGGAATTGAAAACGTTCACTATCTGAATGATGGATTATGGCACATGAAGACGTACAAATGA
- the c1galt1c1 gene encoding C1GALT1-specific chaperone 1: MLSEGGSFMKGMVMGGLFCLVLSLLSSFSPGTESRTEEHHHHHVKAPSKEDLTSLSESQVQELNNQVQVYCVIMVQPKNLIYWATTADTWSKHCDKPVFYTSEASKALEAVDLNEKDDWARLRKALKHAYENAGDLQWFFVAQPTTFAIIENLKYLVLTKNPSEPFYLGNAMKSGELEYVAYDSGIVLSYEALKRLVEVFKDEDKCPERGRALWKLSEDKQLAVCLKYTGVFAENGEDAHGKGLFNSKTVDTLIKDSMGDNPADVLDGCCSDMAVTFSGMSPNQMQVMMFGVYRLRPYGHDFHDSLAFYPPEGSDND, from the coding sequence ATGTTGTCTGAGGGGGGCTCATTCATGAAGGGGATGGTCATGGGAGGCCTCTTCTGCTTGGTGTTGTCACTTCTGAGTAGTTTCAGCCCAGGCACTGAGTCCAGAACAGAGgaacatcatcaccaccacGTGAAGGCTCCAAGTAAAGAGGATCTGACAAGTCTTTCTGAGAGTCAAGTGCAGGAGTTGAACAATCAGGTCCAGGTCTACTGTGTTATTATGGTCCAGCCTAAGAACCTCATTTACTGGGCTACAACAGCGGACACCTGGAGCAAACACTGTGACAAGCCTGTGTTTTACACCTCAGAGGCCTCTAAAGCACTCGAGGCTGTAGACCTGAATGAAAAAGACGACTGGGCAAGATTGCGCAAAGCTCTGAAGCATGCCTACGAAAATGCCGGTGACCTGCAGTGGTTTTTTGTAGCACAACCCACCACATTTGCCATCATTGAGAACCTCAAGTACCTTGTGCTCACAAAGAATCCCAGTGAACCATTCTACTTGGGAAACGCTATGAAGTCGGGGGAGCTTGAATATGTGGCGTACGACAGTGGCATTGTTCTGAGCTATGAAGCTTTGAAAAGACTGGTGGAGGTGTTCAAGGATGAAGACAAGTGTCCAGAAAGAGGACGTGCCCTGTGGAAGCTAAGTGAAGACAAGCAACTAGCTGTGTGTCTTAAATACACAGGTGTGTTTGCAGAGAATGGGGAGGATGCACATGGGAAGGGCCTGTTCAACAGCAAGACTGTCGACACCCTGATCAAAGACAGCATGGGGGACAACCCAGCTGATGTGTTGGACGGCTGCTGCTCCGACATGGCAGTCACATTCAGCGGAATGTCCCCGAATCAGATGCAGGTTATGATGTTTGGAGTTTACAGACTTCGTCCTTATGGCCATGATTTTCACGACTCATTAGCGTTTTATCCTCCCGAAGGTTCGGACAATGATTGA